The nucleotide sequence AGCATACCGCACTTGCCGTTCACTATGACTGGACGCGCATGAGCAATGCGATTGCGACGCTGCCGATTTGGAATAATGATGATGCCGATTTTTCCAGTACGGCGGTCAATGCACGCGAGGACAAGAAGTCGTTCAACATCACGTTCGACCATGCTTTTGACAAGCATTTCTCGATGAGCGCATCCTACACCCACATGGAGGACAAGTGGATGGCGAAGCCCGGCTGGGTGCTCGACCCGAACTGGGGCTACCAAAGCGGCAGCGACATCAATACGCAGATCAATCGTCTGCGTCCGCAAAATCACTATGCGCTCAATCTCTCCTATGAGAAGGGGAAGATCTATACGGGACTCTTGATGAACTGGTATACGGGATGCAGTCCGACAGCGTTCACGGACAGTCAGTTCCTCGTCCTTGACTGGAATTTCAACTACAGCTTCACCCCCGATCTCACAGGGTACCTTACTATAAACAATCTGACGAATGAGGCGTATCAGACCTCGTACAACTCATGGAACGGCATCGGCAGTTCAGCCATGCCCGGCCGCAGCATCATGGTCGGCGCACGCTATACGTTCTGATCGTTCGGTCATGAAAAGGAAAAGACGCAGGCTATTCTTTCGCGGAATGTCCTGCGTCCCTTTCTTATAGGAGGAAGGATGAAAGTTTTCTATCTGTTGCTCATCTGCCTCGTTTTCCTGCTCACGGCTTGCAGTCCCATCGTGAAGGTGCAGGATGAAAATGCACAGCGTCTTGGCACAGCGGAGCAGGCGGATGCAGCGTATACGCCCGTCACGATTGAGAACATCAACGAAAAGGGCGACCCCATCGCGCAGGTCTACGAGCGTCCGCCGGAGCGCGTGGTCGCCGTCTGGCAGAACTCGATCGAGACGCTGCTCGCGCTCGGCGTGGGCGATCGCATCGTTGCAGGCATGGGGGTGCCGGACGCGAAATACATCCGACCGGAGTACCGAGCGGCATACGAGGCGATCCCCTACACGAGTCTCGAACATCTCGACGTGGAGACGATCCTCATGATGCAGCCTGATCTGATCGTCGGCTGGGCGTCCACCTTCTCTCCGAAGGTACTGCGCTCTACGACGTTTTGGGCGGGGCGCGGCGTGCACACTTACATCGCACCGGCGTCTGCACGCATGACAAAGATGAAAACCATCGCGCAGGAGTGCGAGGACATCCGAAATCTCGGCCGCATCTTCGGACGGGAAGATCGTGCCGAGACTCTCATCGGCGAGATGCAGCATGAAATCTCATTTGTCGCTGAAAAGACCGCCCACCGAGAAAAACGTCCGCGCGCTCTCGTCATCGAGCTTATGGGCAAGGAGATTCGTACCTATGGCAAAGATACGCTCGCAGGCGATATGCTTCGGGCGCTCGGCGCCGAGCATCTGGCGGCGGACGGCACGAGTCTCAGCATGGAAGAGATGATTGAGCTGAACCCCGACGCGATCTTTCTCGTTGTCATCGAAAACGACTATGGCAACGAGGATGCGATCCTCGCACGCCTCTATGAGAATCCGGCGCTTAGCTCGCTCGTCTGTGTAAAAGAGAGACGCATCTATACGGCGCCGCTCTATGCGGTCTACAGTGCGGGGATTCGCACTTACGACGGCATCACGATCTTTGCTCATGGGCTGTATCCCGAGATATATGGAGAATAATCTATGCAAGCATTTTTTTCTCGCGCGGGGCTTCTTGCCCTCTTAGCCCTGCTCACAGCGCTTCTCATTGGCGCACTCTTCTGGGCGCTCTCCATCGGAACGGTCGATCTGCCGCCCGATGCGATCGCCGCTGCGCTTCTCGATCAAATACAGAGCGGCACGCCCATCGACATGGCGGGCAAGGGTCCTGTCCATGACATCGTCTGGCTGCTTCGCCTGCCGCGCCTTTTGCTCGCCGCCATCATCGGCGCGGGCCTTGCCACCTGCGGCGTCATCATGCAGGCGATTGTGAAGAATCCTCTCGCCGATCCTTACATCCTCGGCATCTCGGCGGGCGCGTCTCTTGGCGCGACCTTCGCCATCCTGCTTGGCGTCGGCGCGGCGCTCGGCGAAAATGCCGTCGGCATCGCCGCATTTTTGGGCGCATTTTCCATTTCTCTCGCGGTTTTATTCATCGCGAACATCGGCGGACGTGCGAATGCGATGAAGCTGCTGCTCGGCGGCATGGCGCTCAGCGCTGTGTGCAGCGCCTTTTCGAGCTTCATTGTCTATTTTGCCAACGACAAGGAGGGCATTCAGACGATCACCTACTGGATGATGGGCAGTCTCGCGGGAGCAAAGTGGGAGCATATCGCGCTGCTCGGCGGCATTTCCCTGCTCGCGGTTCTCTTCTTCTGGTCGCAGAGCCGTATTCTCAACCTCATGCTGCTCGGCGATGCGTCCGCGATCACGCTCGGCACCGATCTTCATGCCTATCGGCAAGGCTATCTGATCGTCAGTGCGCTCGTCGTCGGCTTCGCCGTCTTTGCTGCGGGCATGATCGGCTTCGTCGGTCTGGTTGTTCCCCATGTCGTGCGGATGCTCGTCGGTACCGATCATAGGCGCCTCATCCCCGTGAGCGCTCTCGTGGGCGCGATCTTCCTCGTCGTCGCCGACGGGCTTTGCCGCGTTCTCATTCCACATACGGAGCTGCCGATCGGCATCCTGATCGCACTTGTGGGCGCACCCGCATTCATCTACCTCATGGTGAAGCGCACCTATGGATTCGGAGGGCAGTGATATGGAGATACTCGCGGAGGCGGTAAAACTCTTCATCGGAAACAAGGAGATCCTCAAGGGGTTAGATTTTCATCTGAAGCCGAAGGAATTTCTCGGCATCATCGGCCCCAACGGCAGCGGCAAGAGTATGTTTTTGAAATGCCTCTATCGCGTACAGAAGCCGACCGCAGGGACGATCACACTGAACGGACACACACTCGATGAGATGTCTTATCGAGAGTCCGCACAGCAGATCTCTGTCGTGGCGCAGCATAATTTCTACAGCTTCGACTTCAGCGTGCTCGACGTCGTGCTCATGGGGCGCTCGCCGCACAAGCGTCTTTTCGACCGTGACAATGCGAACGATTATGCGATCGCGCATCGCTCGCTTCGTACCGTCGGCATGGACGATTGTGCAGAACGTAGCTTCTCAAGTCTCTCGGGCGGAGAGCAGCAGCGCGTGATTCTTGCGCGTGCTCTGACGCAGGAATCCGAGTGCATGATCCTCGACGAGCCGACCAATCATCTGGACATCAAGTATCAGTTGCAGATCATGGATATTGTAAAGCGGCTCGACCTCACCGTCGTCGCGGCGATCCATGACCTCAACATCGCCGCGCTTTATTGCGATCGTCTCATCGCCATACAGAAGGGGCGCATCGTTGGAGCTGGCACGCCGCGCGAGCTTTTGACGGAGGCGTTCATCCGCGATCTCTACGAAGTATGCGCGAAAGTGGAAGAAGGGGAGGACGGGCGCATCTATATCCGCTATGTGCCGCAGTACGGGATAAAATCGTAAGGAAACATTGCTCCCTGTAAATCCTATGAGAAGATTATGCGTCGGGATTCACTATGAATCTTCGAACAGTCATCGGGTCGAATGCGCGGGCCGATCGTCAGACTTCGGCAAGGCGTGAGGATTTGCTTTGAAATCTCATCTGAACAATCACGACAGACAAACTGTAAACTCGTGAACTGTAAACTTGCAAAGCTGTCGTTTCTGTGATAATATAGAAGCGTTTTCAGCAATCTGCCCCCTTGGCGTCCTTGCTCAAGGGGGCTTTTTCGTAAGGCGGCACGGGATTTATCCGTGCTTTCTGAGTGGAGAAGGAGGCGGGTAATGGACACGTTGGGCTTTCTCGGCCCTCTGGGTACGCACAGTGAGGCGGCGGCGCTTCATTTGAACGGGCTTCTCGATGAGCCGCGCGAGCTTCTGCCCTTTCCTGCCATCTTTCAGGCGCTTTCGGCGGTGGAGGAGGGGCAGGTGCAGGGGGCGCTCGTGCCGGTGGAAAATTCGCTCGAAGGTTCGGTGAACATCACGCTCGACACCTTGAGTTCGAGCGAAGCCTTCGCCTTGAATTTGGAACTCATCTGGGGCGTGCGCAACGAGCTGATGATGAAGTACCCGAAAACCGAGGTGCGAAGCATCATCTCTCATGCGCAGCCGCTCTCGCAGTGTCGCGCCTACTTGAAGGAGCACCATGCGGCGGCTCGCCTCGTCGCAGTCTCCTCGACGGCGGAGGCGGCTCGCCTCGTCGCGCTGAGCCGTCCTGAGGACGGCTGTGCCGCCATCTGCACGGCGCGTGCGGGCGAACTGTACGGCCTTTATCCCGTGGCCGAGGACATCCAGGACACGATGGCGAACTGCACGCGCTTCTTCCTCGTTGAGCGTGCGGGGAAAAAGTCGCCGGCGCTTCGTTTCTCGAATGAGCCTGTGCCTGAGAAGCTCCTGGTAATCTGCCAGATTGACGGCAAGCGCGCGGGCAGCTTGTGCGAGGTTTTGCAGGAGTTCGCCGTGCGCGGTGTGAACATGCTGCGCATTGAGTCGCGCCCCGCGCGCACGGAGCTTGGAGCTTATATCTTTTTCTTTGAGTTGGAGGCGGATGCCGCTGGGCTTGCCGCTTCAGTTGAAGCGGTGCGCCAAAAGAGCATCTGGCTGCGCACC is from Selenomonas sputigena ATCC 35185 and encodes:
- a CDS encoding ABC transporter ATP-binding protein, which encodes MEILAEAVKLFIGNKEILKGLDFHLKPKEFLGIIGPNGSGKSMFLKCLYRVQKPTAGTITLNGHTLDEMSYRESAQQISVVAQHNFYSFDFSVLDVVLMGRSPHKRLFDRDNANDYAIAHRSLRTVGMDDCAERSFSSLSGGEQQRVILARALTQESECMILDEPTNHLDIKYQLQIMDIVKRLDLTVVAAIHDLNIAALYCDRLIAIQKGRIVGAGTPRELLTEAFIRDLYEVCAKVEEGEDGRIYIRYVPQYGIKS
- a CDS encoding ABC transporter substrate-binding protein → MKVFYLLLICLVFLLTACSPIVKVQDENAQRLGTAEQADAAYTPVTIENINEKGDPIAQVYERPPERVVAVWQNSIETLLALGVGDRIVAGMGVPDAKYIRPEYRAAYEAIPYTSLEHLDVETILMMQPDLIVGWASTFSPKVLRSTTFWAGRGVHTYIAPASARMTKMKTIAQECEDIRNLGRIFGREDRAETLIGEMQHEISFVAEKTAHREKRPRALVIELMGKEIRTYGKDTLAGDMLRALGAEHLAADGTSLSMEEMIELNPDAIFLVVIENDYGNEDAILARLYENPALSSLVCVKERRIYTAPLYAVYSAGIRTYDGITIFAHGLYPEIYGE
- a CDS encoding FecCD family ABC transporter permease, whose product is MQAFFSRAGLLALLALLTALLIGALFWALSIGTVDLPPDAIAAALLDQIQSGTPIDMAGKGPVHDIVWLLRLPRLLLAAIIGAGLATCGVIMQAIVKNPLADPYILGISAGASLGATFAILLGVGAALGENAVGIAAFLGAFSISLAVLFIANIGGRANAMKLLLGGMALSAVCSAFSSFIVYFANDKEGIQTITYWMMGSLAGAKWEHIALLGGISLLAVLFFWSQSRILNLMLLGDASAITLGTDLHAYRQGYLIVSALVVGFAVFAAGMIGFVGLVVPHVVRMLVGTDHRRLIPVSALVGAIFLVVADGLCRVLIPHTELPIGILIALVGAPAFIYLMVKRTYGFGGQ
- the pheA gene encoding prephenate dehydratase; the protein is MDTLGFLGPLGTHSEAAALHLNGLLDEPRELLPFPAIFQALSAVEEGQVQGALVPVENSLEGSVNITLDTLSSSEAFALNLELIWGVRNELMMKYPKTEVRSIISHAQPLSQCRAYLKEHHAAARLVAVSSTAEAARLVALSRPEDGCAAICTARAGELYGLYPVAEDIQDTMANCTRFFLVERAGKKSPALRFSNEPVPEKLLVICQIDGKRAGSLCEVLQEFAVRGVNMLRIESRPARTELGAYIFFFELEADAAGLAASVEAVRQKSIWLRTLGAFPVLTAANLKGASLWSSL